One genomic segment of Streptomyces sp. NBC_00239 includes these proteins:
- a CDS encoding HAD-IA family hydrolase, whose amino-acid sequence MLCDVGDVLIKFDRGVAEAIERRHGLAEGSLLPAVLKSQPGRLAMAGAIDHNTWRAEVGALVGPGAVEAWLRYHGDLDSQAVACLKAVRDRGVRVVLLSNANGRLRSDLAFHGISDVADLVLGSAEMGLLKPDPRCYQEAARLGGFAFHEALYVDDTPSWVAAGEVLGMTGHTFTSARALNECLISKGLLS is encoded by the coding sequence GTGCTCTGCGACGTGGGCGATGTACTGATCAAGTTCGACCGGGGCGTCGCCGAGGCGATCGAGCGCCGGCACGGACTTGCCGAAGGATCGCTCCTGCCCGCTGTCTTGAAGTCCCAGCCCGGGCGCCTGGCCATGGCCGGGGCCATCGACCACAACACGTGGCGCGCCGAAGTCGGTGCGCTGGTGGGGCCGGGCGCGGTCGAGGCATGGCTCCGGTACCACGGCGACCTCGACTCGCAGGCCGTGGCCTGCCTCAAGGCGGTCAGGGACCGGGGGGTGCGTGTCGTCCTGCTGTCCAACGCCAACGGCCGACTGCGTTCGGATCTCGCCTTCCACGGGATATCGGACGTGGCGGACCTGGTGCTCGGCTCCGCCGAGATGGGCCTGCTCAAGCCCGACCCCCGCTGCTACCAGGAAGCCGCACGGCTCGGCGGCTTCGCGTTCCACGAGGCGCTGTACGTCGATGACACCCCCTCCTGGGTGGCCGCCGGCGAGGTCCTCGGAATGACCGGGCACACCTTCACATCCGCACGGGCGCTGAACGAGTGCCTCATATCGAAAGGACTGCTGTCGTGA
- a CDS encoding HAD family hydrolase, translating into MQHSALSRVAPGPRAAVVFDCDGLLITTERAWDLAYDELFARYSTELGPGGRNRLRGLGLEAVGQVLAELLHQPGLGPALAKQALELMQSQVEEVIAPMPGAVALVAKLAGTRPLAVASNAPTSVVRAHLQRFFDLTDIIIVGGDMVRSPKPQPDVYLAACEALASQPAQTWAFEDSAVGAAAAHEAGLYVVGVPHGTMSEIACHLTVDSLDDPRLRRALFHRAVE; encoded by the coding sequence ATGCAGCACTCTGCTCTCAGCCGTGTCGCCCCCGGACCGCGAGCCGCGGTGGTCTTCGACTGCGATGGTCTTCTGATCACCACGGAGAGAGCCTGGGACCTGGCATACGACGAGCTCTTCGCCCGCTACAGCACCGAGCTCGGCCCCGGCGGCCGCAACCGCCTCAGGGGCCTCGGTCTCGAAGCAGTCGGGCAGGTTCTCGCCGAACTGCTGCACCAGCCCGGACTCGGCCCCGCCCTCGCGAAGCAGGCCCTGGAGCTGATGCAGAGCCAGGTCGAAGAGGTCATCGCGCCCATGCCCGGCGCAGTCGCGCTGGTTGCCAAACTGGCCGGCACCCGCCCACTCGCTGTCGCCTCCAACGCCCCGACCAGCGTGGTGCGGGCCCATTTGCAGAGGTTCTTCGATCTGACCGACATCATCATCGTCGGAGGAGACATGGTCCGATCCCCGAAGCCTCAACCGGACGTCTACCTCGCCGCCTGCGAGGCACTCGCCTCACAGCCGGCGCAGACGTGGGCCTTCGAAGACTCCGCCGTCGGCGCCGCAGCCGCGCACGAAGCCGGTCTGTACGTCGTGGGCGTCCCGCACGGCACGATGTCGGAGATTGCCTGCCACCTCACCGTCGACTCCCTGGACGATCCGAGGCTGCGCCGCGCCCTGTTCCACCGCGCGGTCGAATAG
- a CDS encoding SAM-dependent methyltransferase, whose translation MTAPDYGVIPLGEDALRRPSASRIAHLLIGGHRDAYEADTALTDQLRAIFSHLDSAARIGRAYRTLTAQHLAHLGFRQYLDLGCGYPAPDTGHPDIHHLIHPHHPAATVVYIDGDRIALAHAQAAACGAAGVHHLLADLRHLPDVLHDLTVSGILDRDVPTAVLAHDVLPYLPDHTAGEVLAALRGWLAPGSVLSISHATTDYGLAEVMSKLTSAYEVAGITYQPRPHAVVSAMFGGWGQLGSGLVPVAGWHANHPDRAAPEQVSAAYAGIAIKPARRLP comes from the coding sequence ATGACCGCCCCCGACTACGGCGTCATCCCGCTGGGTGAGGACGCGCTGCGCCGGCCATCCGCCAGCCGGATCGCCCACCTCCTGATCGGTGGCCACCGCGACGCCTACGAGGCCGACACCGCCCTCACCGACCAGCTCCGCGCCATCTTCAGCCACCTCGACTCGGCCGCCCGCATCGGCCGCGCCTACCGGACCCTGACCGCCCAGCACCTCGCCCACCTCGGCTTCCGCCAATACCTCGACCTCGGCTGCGGCTACCCCGCCCCCGACACGGGCCATCCCGACATCCACCACCTCATCCACCCCCACCACCCCGCCGCCACCGTCGTCTACATCGACGGTGACCGCATCGCGCTCGCCCATGCACAGGCCGCGGCCTGTGGCGCGGCCGGCGTGCACCACCTTCTGGCCGACCTTCGCCATCTCCCCGACGTCCTCCACGACCTCACCGTCAGCGGGATCCTGGATCGGGACGTGCCCACCGCGGTTCTCGCCCACGACGTCCTGCCCTACCTCCCCGACCACACCGCCGGCGAAGTCCTCGCCGCGTTGAGGGGCTGGCTGGCGCCGGGCAGTGTCCTGTCGATCAGCCACGCCACCACCGACTACGGCCTGGCGGAGGTGATGTCCAAGCTCACGTCCGCGTACGAAGTAGCAGGCATCACCTACCAGCCGCGGCCCCACGCCGTGGTGAGCGCGATGTTCGGCGGGTGGGGTCAGCTGGGATCCGGTCTGGTGCCGGTCGCCGGCTGGCACGCGAACCATCCCGACCGGGCGGCCCCCGAGCAGGTCTCGGCCGCGTACGCGGGCATCGCCATCAAACCGGCCAGGAGGCTGCCGTGA
- a CDS encoding LuxR C-terminal-related transcriptional regulator: MTSQAPSAVAPLTPVQRPIAQHVVEGWSNTKIAKECWVSPSTVTTHLRRIRVRLHGEKRCSRAVLAHTLLRYRLVDPPPLPPKLEPFTPSRGTLLLLRALAEHSLAADIAEAAQIAPTSVGTRTRKLMRTMQATDPAHLIGIAHALGFLRPGPPAQPAAAVPSDPGTTIRTNLPNTLAPRRRTS; the protein is encoded by the coding sequence ATGACGTCCCAAGCACCCTCCGCCGTCGCACCGCTGACTCCCGTGCAACGGCCGATCGCGCAGCACGTGGTCGAGGGCTGGTCGAACACGAAGATCGCCAAGGAATGCTGGGTGTCGCCCAGCACGGTCACCACCCACCTCCGGCGGATCCGCGTACGCCTGCACGGCGAGAAGCGCTGTTCACGCGCAGTCCTCGCCCACACCCTGCTCCGGTATCGCTTGGTCGATCCGCCACCCCTCCCGCCGAAGCTCGAACCGTTCACGCCTTCCCGGGGGACGCTCCTGCTGCTGCGGGCCCTCGCCGAGCACTCGCTCGCTGCCGACATCGCCGAGGCAGCACAGATCGCCCCCACCTCCGTCGGAACCCGCACCCGCAAACTCATGCGGACCATGCAGGCCACCGATCCCGCGCACCTCATCGGGATCGCCCACGCCCTGGGCTTCCTGCGCCCCGGACCACCAGCTCAGCCTGCCGCCGCCGTGCCCTCCGACCCCGGGACCACGATCCGCACCAACCTCCCCAACACCCTTGCGCCCAGAAGGCGAACCTCATGA
- a CDS encoding MFS transporter codes for MNDRNPAPARPATGSNAATDGPARGPADALTTPERRHRAVNWYLTGEAASLAGTGVHTVALPVIAMLYLQASPAQAAHLYLLSQIPYLIVSLPAGAIVDRYPVKTVLIATDLTAAALVAAIPAATASHTLTMSVLYTVALALGCVTVLHQAAASVVLVKLAAPALLQQATARQEAVLGAASTIGQYLGSGLLAVTTAARAIAADSLSYLISAWCTSRLPALPSHRAGARRTTLITEIRDGLRYTLGDPILRPLALCLGITGAGAGVVTAFSSWYLLTVIQVGPTGLGIIMGASGAGYLAGALLSPRLIHRAGPGKTLIVSVAVYPVLEVPLLMARPGGAWVAVLVVAGAVQLAAAACATATVRLVRLRLCLPKLQARTQQSATWMVAGSRPLAALAATVLAAAAGVWATLLAGTVVLAGSALALWLSPIRLLTHLPESSFPREEGGPVLQPPHGPAANRRSFSP; via the coding sequence ATGAACGATCGCAACCCCGCCCCGGCCCGCCCCGCGACCGGCAGCAACGCCGCAACGGACGGGCCCGCCCGGGGACCGGCCGATGCCCTGACCACTCCCGAGCGCCGGCATCGGGCGGTGAACTGGTACCTGACGGGTGAGGCGGCGAGCCTGGCCGGCACTGGTGTCCACACCGTCGCCCTACCCGTCATCGCCATGCTCTACCTCCAGGCCAGCCCCGCACAGGCGGCCCACCTCTACCTGCTCTCCCAGATCCCGTATCTGATCGTCTCGCTGCCCGCGGGGGCGATCGTCGACCGGTACCCGGTCAAGACCGTGCTGATCGCCACCGATCTGACCGCGGCCGCCCTGGTTGCGGCCATTCCCGCCGCGACGGCCTCACACACCCTCACGATGTCCGTCCTCTACACCGTCGCCCTCGCCCTGGGGTGTGTCACCGTCCTGCACCAGGCCGCCGCCAGCGTGGTCCTCGTCAAACTGGCCGCTCCCGCCTTGCTCCAGCAGGCCACGGCCCGCCAGGAAGCCGTCCTGGGCGCCGCCTCCACCATCGGCCAGTACCTGGGCAGCGGCCTTCTCGCCGTTACTACCGCGGCCCGGGCCATCGCGGCCGACAGCCTCTCCTACCTGATCTCGGCCTGGTGCACCTCCCGCCTCCCCGCCCTGCCCTCACACCGGGCCGGTGCACGCCGCACGACGCTCATCACCGAGATCCGTGATGGGCTCCGCTACACCCTGGGCGATCCGATCCTGCGGCCTCTGGCCCTGTGCCTCGGCATCACCGGCGCCGGAGCGGGCGTCGTCACCGCCTTCTCGTCCTGGTACCTGCTGACCGTGATCCAGGTCGGGCCCACCGGACTCGGCATCATCATGGGCGCGTCCGGGGCCGGATACCTGGCCGGAGCCCTCCTCTCCCCGCGGCTCATCCACCGGGCCGGGCCCGGGAAGACCCTGATCGTGAGCGTCGCCGTGTACCCGGTTCTGGAGGTGCCGCTCCTGATGGCCCGGCCCGGCGGGGCGTGGGTGGCAGTGCTGGTGGTGGCCGGGGCTGTTCAGCTCGCGGCCGCGGCCTGCGCGACCGCGACTGTCCGGCTGGTCCGCCTTCGTCTCTGCCTACCCAAGCTCCAGGCCCGCACGCAGCAGTCCGCGACTTGGATGGTGGCCGGCAGCCGCCCCCTCGCTGCTCTCGCCGCCACTGTCCTCGCTGCGGCCGCCGGGGTCTGGGCGACGCTTCTCGCCGGGACCGTCGTCCTTGCCGGCTCCGCGCTCGCTCTGTGGCTCTCGCCCATCCGTCTCCTCACCCACCTGCCCGAATCCTCTTTTCCCCGAGAGGAAGGCGGCCCGGTACTCCAGCCACCCCACGGCCCAGCTGCGAACCGGAGGAGTTTCTCCCCATGA
- a CDS encoding recombinase family protein produces MPPEDFPRRSVAADAILGTRLETLLGWLLALPSSPATAVLIEEAERPSFTDSAGLRGLVARAEEHVKERATAAVYAVVPPGAGERAFADMETAAARYCTAKPLRHHDLAPLAGHERPGLRAVLELVEDRSVQILVVPSLDHLPPDGTGAEDSLWTLTGIRALLSARGVRLIAADHRRTLSGRMVGAAR; encoded by the coding sequence ATGCCTCCTGAGGACTTCCCCCGCCGGAGTGTGGCCGCCGATGCCATACTCGGCACGCGCCTGGAGACGCTCCTCGGCTGGCTGCTGGCCCTCCCGTCGTCCCCGGCCACCGCCGTGCTGATCGAGGAAGCGGAGCGGCCCTCGTTCACTGATTCGGCTGGCTTGCGCGGCCTTGTGGCCAGGGCTGAGGAGCACGTCAAGGAGCGGGCGACCGCGGCCGTCTATGCCGTGGTGCCTCCGGGGGCGGGCGAGCGCGCCTTCGCGGACATGGAGACGGCGGCCGCCCGCTATTGCACGGCGAAACCCCTGCGCCATCACGACCTCGCCCCGCTGGCCGGCCATGAACGCCCGGGCCTTCGCGCGGTCCTCGAACTCGTCGAGGACCGGTCTGTCCAGATCCTCGTTGTACCGTCCCTGGACCACCTGCCCCCCGACGGCACCGGCGCTGAAGACAGCCTGTGGACCCTCACCGGCATCCGGGCCCTGCTCAGCGCGCGCGGGGTGCGTCTGATCGCAGCAGACCACCGCAGGACCCTGTCCGGCCGCATGGTCGGGGCGGCCCGGTGA
- a CDS encoding DUF6624 domain-containing protein, producing MTTLFSTMPSAVAPAPAADQAVQDSSPSLPEMLIAWSARDEALTARSARLPGVAYWLREVAAARTEHERALVRVVNQHGWPSVDLVGDEAATAALRILLHGQDHAFLLRCRDLIAAAVEDGACSQVHLAYVVDWCLVRLAQPQLYATAINPALGRPYPVADPDGLDTRRNEMCLPPLAQELARHQTRRLAS from the coding sequence ATGACCACGCTCTTCAGCACGATGCCCTCTGCCGTGGCCCCCGCCCCGGCCGCAGACCAGGCCGTCCAGGACTCCTCGCCCTCGCTCCCGGAGATGCTGATCGCGTGGTCGGCCCGCGATGAAGCCCTGACAGCGCGCTCCGCACGCTTGCCGGGCGTCGCGTACTGGCTCCGTGAGGTCGCGGCCGCCCGCACGGAGCATGAGCGCGCGCTCGTCCGTGTCGTGAACCAGCACGGGTGGCCGTCCGTGGACCTCGTCGGCGACGAGGCGGCCACGGCCGCGCTGCGGATCCTTCTCCACGGTCAGGACCACGCCTTCCTGCTGCGCTGCCGGGATCTGATCGCGGCCGCCGTCGAGGACGGCGCCTGTTCCCAGGTCCACCTGGCCTACGTCGTCGACTGGTGCCTGGTCCGCCTCGCGCAGCCCCAGCTGTACGCCACCGCCATCAACCCCGCCCTCGGGCGCCCCTACCCGGTGGCGGACCCGGACGGCCTGGACACGCGGCGCAACGAGATGTGTCTGCCCCCGCTGGCCCAGGAGCTGGCCCGTCACCAGACCCGCCGCCTCGCCTCCTGA
- a CDS encoding DUF5999 family protein, translated as MCTHRPSCPSSTAPDWDAARSVASHPEQGWSLLCNGTLIFEDTGALTPDGAIVSPVRAHARAA; from the coding sequence ATGTGCACCCACAGGCCCTCGTGTCCGTCCAGTACGGCCCCTGACTGGGATGCCGCGCGCAGCGTGGCATCCCATCCCGAACAGGGCTGGTCCCTGCTCTGCAACGGCACACTGATCTTCGAGGACACCGGTGCGCTGACCCCCGACGGAGCCATCGTGAGCCCGGTGCGGGCGCACGCGAGGGCGGCATGA
- a CDS encoding ATP-binding protein: MNELTTIALALSPSLGTACAARAVLGRAKRTAAASARSAADAEAAKTLKAQGEEVLHTATVRLPKMAAGPRPAHETFAGPPLHPDLVGAEFTEAQQVVLRQVAALLNAADNQAEAAATQALRVMLEPVMSLVVRQQQSMSQVLEFASDPGQLERLYRLDHGTSLIIQRAQILGAATGTLRLQPREMDVALMDVLRGAQGRTSDYQRVELPSTHNVLVHRWAAEAVTIALAELMDNALRHGTPGQGKVAVWPRLAGRGLDIAIDDNGPGLNEEQYTRTRKVLAGQEQLPVRALAARSGFAAVGALAAAYGFGVYLDRSPLGGLRVVVQVPENLLVAATVPVPEGPGHGSVPDRAPITPSPVAAFQQAVRSVRAHPTGEHASGYADTSVAGRPEREGVW, translated from the coding sequence GTGAACGAGCTCACCACCATCGCCCTGGCGCTGTCCCCGAGCCTGGGCACGGCCTGCGCGGCGCGTGCCGTCCTGGGGCGCGCGAAGCGTACGGCAGCCGCCAGCGCCCGGAGCGCAGCGGACGCCGAGGCCGCCAAGACGCTCAAGGCCCAGGGCGAGGAAGTGCTACACACCGCCACAGTGCGTCTGCCCAAGATGGCCGCCGGCCCCCGCCCCGCCCATGAGACCTTCGCGGGGCCACCCCTTCACCCCGACCTGGTCGGTGCGGAGTTCACCGAAGCACAGCAGGTGGTGCTGCGCCAGGTGGCGGCCTTACTGAACGCCGCCGACAACCAAGCCGAAGCGGCTGCCACGCAAGCACTGCGGGTGATGCTCGAGCCGGTCATGAGCCTGGTCGTGCGTCAGCAGCAGTCCATGAGCCAGGTACTGGAGTTCGCCTCCGACCCCGGTCAGCTGGAGCGCCTGTACCGGCTGGACCACGGAACCAGCCTGATCATCCAACGCGCCCAGATCCTGGGTGCCGCCACCGGAACCCTCCGCCTTCAGCCGCGGGAAATGGACGTGGCGCTCATGGACGTCCTGCGCGGGGCCCAGGGCCGCACCAGCGACTATCAGCGGGTCGAACTGCCTTCCACCCACAACGTGCTGGTCCACCGCTGGGCCGCTGAAGCCGTCACCATCGCCCTGGCCGAACTCATGGACAACGCCCTGCGCCACGGCACACCCGGGCAGGGGAAGGTCGCGGTGTGGCCCCGGCTGGCGGGCCGAGGCCTGGACATCGCGATCGACGACAACGGTCCCGGCCTGAACGAGGAGCAGTACACCCGGACTCGAAAGGTCCTGGCAGGCCAGGAACAGCTGCCGGTACGGGCGCTGGCCGCGCGGAGCGGGTTCGCGGCGGTCGGTGCGCTCGCTGCGGCCTACGGGTTCGGGGTGTATCTGGACCGGTCCCCGCTCGGGGGACTGCGGGTCGTCGTCCAGGTGCCCGAAAACCTGCTCGTAGCCGCCACCGTCCCGGTACCGGAAGGGCCCGGCCACGGCTCCGTCCCCGATAGGGCACCCATCACACCGAGCCCGGTCGCGGCGTTCCAACAGGCCGTCCGCTCCGTACGGGCCCACCCTACCGGGGAGCACGCGTCCGGCTACGCCGATACGTCCGTTGCCGGGCGGCCCGAGCGCGAAGGTGTTTGGTGA
- a CDS encoding Tat pathway signal protein, whose protein sequence is MARERNTLLASVITETGWSQPQLAAAFVRVATETGVSELASVSQQHVSAWVNGTRPAPRAASILCETLSRRLARVVTPAHIGLASLAAGADDVRPAWDIDTATALADFGDSMSMDRRTALSATAYSVAGAALPPPAWWDQTRDHARTREPRTHLTVTAGHVAAIQDATRFYSSQDQRLGGGAGRTALAAYLRTDVAAYLSGRFPSEQVRRDLLMAAAELVYLAGWTSFDTGEHAVAQRQFGVALRMAAEADAPALAGHILRAAAHQAVDLRHPRRALQLAEGSMAERRYKLATPRERALLGVVHARALAVSGQKKEALAALNRASTDLAAADSGVEEPARVAFFAEASLSHEMACTMRDLGDLKGAEAAFQRSVRTRALPYARTHAVTLGYLGDVQVRQGHLDDACHTWNRALDAMAGIRSGRTRDTVVQMRRSLSPVKGRGGSTAVALDQRAREFLAHVA, encoded by the coding sequence GTGGCCCGTGAACGCAACACGCTGCTGGCCTCGGTGATCACCGAAACCGGCTGGTCCCAGCCTCAACTGGCCGCCGCGTTCGTACGGGTCGCCACCGAGACCGGAGTGAGCGAGCTCGCGTCTGTGAGCCAGCAGCACGTCTCGGCCTGGGTGAATGGCACACGGCCTGCTCCCCGAGCGGCGTCTATCTTGTGCGAGACGCTCTCGCGCCGTCTGGCACGTGTCGTTACCCCAGCGCACATCGGGCTCGCCTCGCTCGCCGCCGGGGCTGACGATGTCCGGCCGGCCTGGGACATCGACACGGCCACCGCACTGGCAGATTTCGGGGACAGCATGAGCATGGACCGGCGCACCGCGCTCTCCGCCACGGCGTACTCGGTGGCGGGCGCCGCCCTGCCCCCACCCGCCTGGTGGGACCAGACCCGCGACCACGCGCGCACCCGCGAACCCCGCACCCACCTGACGGTTACGGCCGGACACGTGGCCGCGATACAGGACGCCACCCGCTTCTACTCCAGCCAGGACCAGCGCCTGGGCGGTGGCGCGGGCCGCACCGCCCTCGCCGCCTACTTGCGCACCGACGTCGCCGCATACCTCTCCGGACGCTTCCCTTCCGAGCAGGTACGGCGCGACCTGCTCATGGCCGCCGCCGAGCTCGTCTACCTCGCCGGATGGACCAGCTTCGACACCGGCGAGCACGCGGTCGCCCAGCGGCAGTTCGGGGTCGCGCTGCGCATGGCCGCCGAAGCCGATGCGCCGGCGCTGGCCGGGCACATTCTGCGCGCGGCCGCGCACCAGGCCGTTGATCTGCGCCATCCCCGCCGGGCGCTGCAACTGGCCGAAGGATCGATGGCCGAGCGCCGCTACAAGCTGGCTACACCCCGAGAGCGGGCCCTGCTGGGTGTGGTCCATGCCCGAGCTCTGGCGGTGAGCGGGCAGAAGAAGGAGGCGCTGGCCGCGCTGAACCGCGCGAGCACTGACCTGGCTGCAGCCGACTCGGGCGTCGAGGAACCCGCCCGGGTCGCCTTCTTCGCCGAGGCGTCCCTGTCGCACGAGATGGCCTGCACCATGCGGGACCTCGGCGATCTCAAGGGCGCCGAAGCCGCCTTCCAACGCAGCGTCCGCACCCGAGCCCTCCCCTACGCACGCACGCACGCCGTGACCCTGGGATACCTCGGCGATGTCCAGGTCCGCCAAGGCCACCTCGACGACGCCTGCCACACCTGGAACCGGGCCCTGGACGCCATGGCCGGCATCCGCTCCGGCCGTACCCGCGACACCGTCGTCCAGATGCGCCGCTCCCTCTCCCCGGTCAAAGGCCGCGGCGGCAGCACCGCCGTCGCCCTCGATCAGCGGGCCCGCGAGTTCCTCGCCCACGTAGCCTGA
- a CDS encoding TrmO family methyltransferase domain-containing protein translates to MTDQTFTYTPVATVIGGHTTPLDDYQGGTEAVIRLNPDFPEEVLRGIEEFSHLQVTWPFTLASPTDVELHARSPRGNPRWPATGTFVHRNHRRPAQLATSFPRLLRVEGLDLHVTDLDAVDGTPVIDLAPYFPQMGPRGTVTVPAWPGEMLTDYWVNHSDRPE, encoded by the coding sequence ATGACCGACCAGACCTTCACCTACACACCCGTCGCCACCGTCATCGGCGGCCACACCACACCCCTGGACGACTATCAGGGCGGCACCGAGGCCGTCATTCGCCTCAACCCAGACTTCCCCGAAGAAGTCCTCCGGGGGATCGAGGAGTTTTCGCATCTGCAGGTCACTTGGCCCTTCACCCTGGCCTCGCCCACCGACGTGGAACTCCACGCCCGCAGTCCCCGAGGGAACCCCCGCTGGCCGGCCACCGGCACATTCGTCCATCGCAACCACCGCAGGCCGGCGCAACTTGCGACGTCCTTCCCCCGCCTTCTTCGCGTGGAGGGACTGGACTTGCACGTCACCGACCTCGATGCCGTCGACGGCACCCCTGTGATCGACCTCGCCCCTTACTTCCCGCAGATGGGCCCCCGCGGCACGGTCACCGTCCCCGCCTGGCCTGGCGAGATGCTCACCGACTACTGGGTCAACCACAGCGACCGTCCCGAGTGA
- a CDS encoding ATP-binding protein has product MLDVKQKFFDPRPESVGLAREFAVTTLSSWGLRGATEDIRLCVSELASNALAHGSYTEHGFVVKLDANEDFVRVEVHDSRPRHRREPEIAFAGETDTTGRGLQIVALLSDCWGVEDRMPSGKIVWTLFKTAQLAGRARAC; this is encoded by the coding sequence ATGCTCGATGTGAAGCAGAAGTTCTTCGACCCTCGGCCCGAGTCGGTTGGCCTGGCCAGGGAGTTTGCCGTCACAACCCTGAGCTCGTGGGGTCTTCGCGGCGCCACCGAGGACATCCGGCTCTGTGTCTCCGAGCTCGCCTCGAACGCCCTGGCCCACGGGAGCTACACCGAGCACGGCTTCGTCGTGAAATTGGACGCCAACGAAGACTTCGTACGCGTGGAAGTGCACGACAGCCGTCCCCGCCACCGCCGCGAACCCGAGATCGCGTTTGCGGGCGAGACCGACACCACCGGCCGGGGCCTGCAGATCGTCGCGTTGCTGTCCGACTGCTGGGGCGTCGAGGACCGTATGCCCAGCGGCAAGATCGTCTGGACGCTGTTCAAGACGGCACAGCTAGCCGGACGAGCGCGCGCGTGCTGA
- a CDS encoding helix-turn-helix domain-containing protein: protein MATVHHWTGLEAKALRLALRLSVRAFAGQLGLGIRTISKWEKLLAATEPRQDTQAILDTALARADAAVHLRFETFLSEAGRTAPAASAHRVTASGPLAWEYESWTDDLDRAVVALSRQDFTFADSLIRRWLGRFKPATLDDKGLYLFARSTALLGDLQRDQGAVMGPLSAQHSYASAKSLFGQLDIPRRVAQLDLSLAVVAEMSGRLEVAAHQYESLAVDDRLSRRDRARARLWVGTALSKDGNHSYASRVMLAATREFEDLAEPEDWSVAHQKLALAHRGAGDLASALHFISIARSTAATDAPMQRVRLETAHGHILLSDAATRDDGLHVLDKAARLAGQFGLSHQLASIEGIRATSEGAAGPRRR from the coding sequence GTGGCGACCGTGCACCACTGGACAGGCCTGGAGGCCAAGGCCCTGCGTCTCGCGCTGCGGCTGAGCGTCCGAGCATTCGCCGGCCAGCTCGGCCTCGGCATCAGGACGATCTCCAAGTGGGAGAAGCTCCTGGCCGCGACCGAACCCCGCCAGGACACCCAGGCGATCTTGGATACGGCCCTGGCCCGCGCGGATGCCGCCGTCCACCTCCGCTTCGAGACGTTCTTGTCCGAAGCCGGTCGGACCGCTCCTGCCGCCAGTGCCCACAGGGTGACGGCGAGTGGGCCGCTGGCCTGGGAGTACGAGTCTTGGACCGACGATCTCGACCGGGCCGTGGTGGCTCTCTCCCGGCAGGACTTCACCTTCGCCGACAGCCTGATCCGCCGCTGGCTCGGCCGGTTCAAGCCGGCCACGCTCGATGACAAGGGCTTATATCTCTTCGCCCGCTCAACTGCCTTGCTGGGTGATCTCCAACGCGACCAGGGAGCCGTGATGGGCCCGCTGTCGGCCCAGCACTCCTATGCCTCGGCGAAGTCTTTGTTCGGGCAGCTGGACATTCCCCGCCGTGTCGCCCAGCTCGACCTGTCCCTCGCGGTCGTTGCGGAGATGTCGGGACGGCTTGAGGTCGCCGCCCACCAGTACGAGTCCCTGGCCGTCGACGACCGGCTCTCCCGCCGTGACCGGGCCCGTGCCCGACTGTGGGTGGGAACGGCTCTAAGCAAGGACGGCAACCACAGCTATGCCTCGCGCGTCATGCTCGCCGCGACGCGGGAGTTCGAGGACCTCGCCGAGCCCGAGGACTGGTCGGTGGCCCATCAGAAGCTTGCTCTGGCCCACCGCGGGGCCGGCGACTTGGCCTCGGCCCTGCACTTCATCTCCATTGCCCGCAGCACGGCCGCCACCGACGCACCGATGCAGCGGGTTCGCTTGGAAACCGCCCACGGCCACATCCTCCTGTCCGATGCCGCGACCCGCGATGATGGCCTTCACGTCCTCGACAAGGCTGCGCGACTGGCCGGGCAGTTCGGCCTAAGCCACCAGCTGGCCAGTATCGAGGGCATCAGGGCCACGAGCGAAGGGGCCGCTGGCCCCCGACGACGGTAA